ATGTCACGATTCTGACGCCGGAAGAACGTGGAGCCGTCCGGCCTCAGCACGTGGAGGAGGCGATCACGGCTGAAACCGCGCTGGTATCGCTGATGCACGCAAACAATGAGATTGGGACGCTGACGTCGATCCGCGAGATTGCGGACATCTGTCACGAACAGGACGTCTGGCTCCACTGTGATGCGGTCCAGACCGCCGGATTGCTTGGCGTCGACGTACAGGATCTCGGCATCGATCTAATGTCCGTGTCCGGCCACAAATTTTACGGACCGAAAGGCACCGGATGTCTCTACGTCCGGGGCGGCATCGACCTGGGTCCGCTGGTCGAAGGCGGGTCGCAGGAGCGTGACCGGCGAGGTGGCACGGAAAACGTGCCTGGGGTCGTAGGGTTTGCGGAAGCGCTGGAGCACGCGGTGAACGCCAGCGAAGAGCGCGTTGATCGGATCGCTACGCTGCGAGACCGATTGGTCGACGGCATCCGTGAGAAGGTGGACCCGCCGTTTGTTTTCAACACGCCGGTCGATCAGCCGGACGCGATCGCTCCGCATATCGTCAACGTCTCGTTTCCACCCGTGGATGACCGGCCACTAGATGGGGAAATGCTGATCCTGAACCTCGATATGCAGGGTTTGATGGTCTCGGCCGGGTCGGCGTGCACATCGGGCGCGATGGAGCCAAGTCACGTCCTCAGCGCGATCGGCCGCGACCGAGCGACCGCATCGGCTGCCGTGCGCTTTTCGCTGGGTCGCTCCAATACCGAAGATGAGATCGATGCCGCCGTCGATGCGCTCGCATCTACCGTAACACGCATGCGCCGGTAGGGCGGACCGTCGTACACGGCACGTTCGTTTCCAACGATCAGATTCAGCCCTAAATGTCATCCTCGCGAAGTGACAGTGCCCTTCTTGTTTTTGCAAAAGCTCCCGAACCTGGGCGGGTAAAAACCCGGCTTGCGGCTGGAGGCTCAGACCTTACGGAATCGGAGACAGCGCAGCTGTACACGGCATTTCTAAAAGACGCGCTCTATCAGTACATCCACATGGCGAAGGAGTCGGAGCCCCCCCTGGATGTTCAGCTTCACTGGGCCGGTGATATTGCGGCGGCGTCTCCGTTCGTTGATTCGCACGTATCGAGCCGAAAGAGGGCGATAGGTCACGTCGACGTGAGGGAGCAGGAGGGAGAAGGGCTGGGCGAACGGATGAAAACGGCATTCGCCCATGCGTTCGACAACGGATACGAACGGGCCGTCGTTATCGGCACGGACCATCCGACGCTACCGTCGGCGTTCATCGACGAAGCCTTTGGCGCCATACGGGAGAAGAAATCCATCTGTTTGGGGCCGAGTGCGGACGGAGGATACTATCTGCTGGGCATGAACGGCTTTTACCCGAGCGTTTTCGAGGATATGACGTACAGCCACGCTCACGTTTTCAAAAACACGCTTCGGCGGGCAGCCGAAACCGAGGCGGAAACGACCATTCTACCGGAATTCTACGACGTCGATACGTCCAACTCGCTTCGGCATATGCTGGTCGATCTGCGTGATACAAGCGTCTCGGCACCGAATACCCGGGCGGCGACCGACGAATTACAGCTCTACGACCGGTTTGACGTGAATAGGCAGAAGCAGGAGGCGTCCGCAGAAAATCATGTCTAATGCGGCTGTGCTCCTATTGTCTGGGTTGGGGACCGTCGGTCGTCATCGTCCGCGAGGTCGATACGTGTGGATGGTTTGCGAAGAGGCAGAAGTAGTGGGGGGATCGCGCCTGTAAGATTCGGTTGGCACCTTTACAGTCACTGAATCATTTCCGATTATGATGACAGCACCCGCTACTTCGGCCCAATTTGAAGTCACATGGCAAACTCCGACAGCGTCTCTAATGGAACCGCTTCCACTCGCCCGGATCTCGGCGACATCAAAACCCTGGAGCAGTTCATCTTAGAGCAACAGGACCGCTTTCCGCATTCGACGGGTGCCTTCTCGCGTCTTCTTCGAGACATCAGTCTCGCAGCGAAGATCGTGAACCGTGACATGCGAAAGGCTGGTCTGATTGATATTTACGGCTCCACCGGCGAAACGAACGTACAGGGAGAGGTGCAACAAAAGATGGACGCCCTCGCCCACAGAGAATTTGTGCTCGCGCTCCGGCGTGGCGGCGAATGCTGTCTCATCGGATCGGAAGAGCACGCCGAGGCCATCCCGCTGGACACGTCGTCGGAAGGCGATGGCAAGTACATCGTGTTGCTCGATCCGCTCGACGGCTCATCGAACATTGACGTGTGCGTTTCCGTCGGCACCATTTTCAGCATTTACCGGCTTCCCGACGAGTACGACGAGGACGAACCGGATCTTGATGCTGCCCTTCAACCGGGCACGGAGCAGATCGCGGCTGGGTATGTCGTCTATGGCTCCTCGACGATGATGGTCTACACGACTGGTAATGGGGTCAACGGCTTCACGCTCGACACCTCCATCGGGGAGTTCCTTCTTTCTCATCCCGACCTCACGACGCCGAAGACCGGACGCATCTTTTCAATCAACGCTGGCTACTACCATAGCTTCGAAGATGGACTGTGCGATTACCTCGACTGGCTGCAGGAGTATGACGAAAACGACCCGAACCGTCCTGCGAAGACGCGATACATCGGTTCGTTCGTGTCGGACTTCCACCGCAATCTGCTGAAAGGCGGAATCTACATGTATCCGGCGACGCAGAGCAGTCCAGAAGGAAAGCTTCGGCTGATGTACGAGGCCAATCCTATGGCGTGGATTGCGGAACAGGCGGGCGGACGGGCGACGGACGGACACACGCGTATCATGGAAAAATCGCCAACCAAACTCCACCAGCGGACGCCGTTGTTCATCGGCTCGGAAGACATGGTGCGACGCGCTGAAGCCTTCCTGCAGGGCGATCCAGACCGGGTCGCTGCCGGCGAGTAGTCGTCGTCAGCCTGTTGCTACGCTCATCTCGCTCGGTCTGACAGCAGGTCGTTCGCACGCGACCGGACATCTTCCGCAGAATTGCTCGTGAGGGCCTCGTCCGCGAGGCGGCGGCACGCTTCGTCGTCTAGGGAGCGGACGAGCGCCTTGACGTCCGGGATTTGATTCGGTGAGACCGAAAGCGTGGTGATCCCCAGACCGAGCAGAACAGGCACAGCGGCGCGATCCGCGGCCAGTTCGCCACAGACGCTCGTTGGAATCTCGGCGTTCGTTCCGGCGGCGACGGTACGCTGAATCAAGTGCAGCACGGCTGGATGCAGCGCGTCCGACAGCCCGTGGAGCTCGCTGTGCTCACGGTCTACAGCCATCGTGTACTGCGTGAGATCGTTGGTACCGATGGAGAAGAAGTCGACCTCTCGCGCGAGAGCATCTGCTCGGAGGGCACTCGCCGGCGTCTCGATCATCGTCCCAAGAGGGAGGGAAGCGTCTGCATACATGCCACGTTCTCGGAGGTCCGCACGGGCCTCGTCGAGAATCTCCCGCGTCTGTTGTACCTCATCAACAGTTGCTACCATCGGTAGCATCAACCGAACCCGGTGATCTTTGGCGAGCCGCAGCACAGCACGAAGCTGCGTACGAAAAAGATCAGGGGAGCGGAGAAGCACGCGGATGCCCCGTAGTCCCAGAAACGGGTTGGTTTCGTGCGGGAGTGGGAGGTAGCTAAGGGGTTTGTCACCACCGACGTCAAGCGCGCGAACCGTGACCAATTTCCCTGGAAGCGAATTGCAGATTGATCGCAGGGTTCGGACCTGTTCGTCCTCACTCGGTGCTTCGTCTGTATCGGTGAACAAAAACTCCGTTCGGAGAAGCCCGACGCCGTCGGCCCCACCGTCAGCAGCGCGTGCGGCATCTTCGCTCCGGCTCACATTTGCAGCAACCTCGATTCTCGTCCCCGATTGTGTCTTGGCAGGTTGGTGCGCAGCCGCTTGAGCCTTGCGTTGTTGCGAGGCCTGGTGTGCACGCTCGCGACGGACGGTCTCTTTTGTCGACGCGTCCGGTTCGATCCAGACGAGCCCCGCCTTCCCGTCGACGGCCACCTCGGTCCCGTTGCGTAGCGAGAGAACGTCCACTCCCGCGTCGAAAACGGCCGGGATTCCGCGACCTCGGATGAGGATGGCGCTGTGCGAAGTCGCATTTCCCTCCGCGCAAACGACCGCGCGAACCGTGTCGGCGTCTAGTTGTGGAATGTCCGACGGGCGAAATCGCCGGGTGACGAGAATGTGTGGATCGTCCGGTCCGCCAATCGGCTTCGGGGGGACATCGACGAGCACATGCAGGACACGGATGGCGACATCACGGACATCATCCGCACGCTGGGACAAGTACTCATCATCTGCACTTGCGTAGGCGTCAATCACCGTCTCCACCGCCTCCATCCACGCGAGGGGAGCGGCCTGGCCCTTCTCGAATATATTCTCGTGGGCTCGGTCGCGGAGCGCGGGATCATTGAGAAGCAACTGCTGTGCGCCGATAATATCCGCAGCATCAGTGTGTCCCTTGTCCAGAAGGCGCGACCGCTCGTATTCCATTCGTGTGCTGACGCGATCGAGAACCGTCGAAATCTCCTCCCACGTTCCCTCTGGATCATCGGTAAACTCTTCCGGCACCTCCGGCACCTCGGGTTCGTGCACGAAGACAGGTCCAACGGCAGCTCCAGCCTGAACAGCGATTCCCTTCAAGGCGGTCTCGACTTGTCTTTCGCTGTAGGGTAGGAAGGAGACGGCCTTTCCAGTTGGGCTTGTGTCTGCGAGATCTGTCTTCGATGCGGAGCCCTCATCCGGTTCCGTCGTGTCGATCTCATCGAAGCCGGACGCGACGAGTTGGGCGAGCCGTTCAACAATTGCTTGAGCTTTTTCGCCTGTCGCCTCAATCTGGAGTCGATGGCCTCGTACGGCGCCGAGTGTAGTTACAGTGGACTGGCTCGTAGCATCAACCGGTCCCTTCCCGTTCGTGAGATCGCGTACCTGTACAGATCCGTTCTGTGCCGAACCGGCATACTGAAGTGCGAGACGAACAAATTGGGCCGCCGGACGAGCATGAAGCCCGTGCTCATTCACAACATCCACCGTCGCGGATGCCTCCCACACTTTGCCGGGGGACACCTGAGATTGACCATCATCGGAACCGTCAGATTCGTCTCCCGGAATCGCGTCTGTTTTTTGTTTTAGCGCAGAGCGTGCGTCTCGGATGACGTGATCAAGACTCCCGCCGCCAGAGGCGGTTACGCTGGCGGAAATGGCTCCTTCGATGAACGGAGCATCGATCAGGCGTGTACGCTCCTTCACGTCCGGATCGACGAAGTCCAGCGCCATTTCTGCGCTGATCACGGCGCTTCCGACATCCATCAGCACGACCACGCCATCTCCGTCATCGGCGGACTCGATGGCGCGAGCAATGGCTGTTGCATCGGTACCGAATTGATCGTTGTCGTCCCCCGCGCCCGCTGCGATCTCGATTCGGACCGAAGCGCCACTCATTTCGCGAAGAAGTGGAACGAGGGACTGAGCCAGCGACTGGCTGTGCGAAACCAGGACGATTCCAACCACGAGAGGAAGAGCCGTTGCGAGGACGAGAGGAAGAGCACGGAAGAAAATCTGCGTTACCGTACACGGAAAACCAGCGGATCCGTTCGCCCGCGACAGAACTTTACAGAAAAAGGCGAGGCGCGTAGAGTCGAGGTCTACTACGTGCTATTCTGCGGACGTTTCATTGGCATCAACGGCAGCCGCAAATAGATAAAACGATGATGTCGCGCCAGGATCCTGGTGTCCCGCACTTCGATCGCCAAGGTAGCTCGCTCGCCCTTTCGTTGCTATCATTGGGGTGGTGCTCTCCATCCCGTCTTTTGCCGCAGCGGCTGCATCGCTGAGAGCGTCACTCCAGGATGCATCTTGCTCAACGGCCGATTCCAATGCTTCAACGGCTGGAGTAAGAGCATCGACCATCGTTTTTTCTCCCGTCTCTGCTTTTCCGCGGCGCTGAACGCCGTCGAGTCCTGCGCGCATCATCGCCGCCCAGTCCGAAAGTGCAATCGGTCCGTCCGGTGCTGTTTTGCCTGCTTCCATGAACAGCGTGCCATACAGCGGGCCACTTGCTCCACCGGTCTTTGAAATGATCGACATGGCGACATTTCGAAGGGTTTCGCGAGTATCGCTGTCATTCAGGCTTTGGACCGCGGCACGAAGACCGCGTACCATGTTCTGGCCGTGATCTCCATCGCCGATTGCGCTGTCCAATTTTGTCAGGTACTTCTGGTTCTCCTCAACCCGATCAAAAAAGGCCTCGATCCAGGAACGGACAAATGTAGAATCGCGGGACATGCCGGCTGCAGATGAATCCGAGAGGAGGGAAAAGACGATGGTGAAACGGGCGTCACGCGGCTACTGTCCCCAGCGCAGACCGGGCGTTTGCACGGGCGCGTCCCACAGCGCAACGAGGTCATCCGTCATTCGCATCATCGTGATCGACAATCCTGCCATCTCCAGGCTGGTGATGTAGGGTCCGACGAGGTTTCTCACCACGTTGAGGCCGTGATCTTCGGCCATCGCCGCGGCCTTCCGATAGCACAGGTACAGCTCCATCATCGGTGTTGCGCCCATTCCGTTGACGAAGAGGAGAACGTCGTCTCCGGAGTGAAAGGGCAGGTCGGACAGAATCGGCCCCATAAGGCGTTCGACAACAGCGTCGGCCGATTCGAGACTCATTCGATCGCGTCCCGGCTCGCCGTGAATGCCGATCCCGATTTCCATTTCATCATCGGCGAGTTGGAAGGTAGGCTCGCCTGCGGAGGGCACCGTGCACGAAGTCAGAGCCATCCCCATGCTGCGAACTTCACTGTTGCACCGACGGGCTAAATCGGTGATCTCCTCGAGCGAGCGGCCGTCATCCGCCGCAGCCCCGCACATTTTCTCGATAAGAACCGTTCCGCCGACGCCACGACGTCCTGCTGTGTACGTGCTATCTTCCACGGCGACATCGTCGTCGATCACGACGGATCGAACCTCGATGCCCTCATCCGCACCCATTTCTTCGGCCATCTCAAAATTCATCACGTCGCCCGTATAGTTCTTGACGAGATGAAGAACGCCGGCGCCCGCACTCACGGCTTCGGTGGCAGCGAGCATCTGATCGGGGGTCGGGCTCGTGAAGACCTCGCCCGGGCAGGCCGCATCGAGCATTCCTCGACCGACGAAGCCGTTATGCATCGGCTCGTGACCGGATCCGCCTCCCGATAAGATGCCGACCCGTCCGTCCGGTACACCATCGGAGCGGACCACGAAGGTGGGATTGAAATGAACCGAAACTAGGTCCGGATGAGCGGCAGCAAACCCTTCTAACGACTCGCGAACGACATGATCTGGATCGTTGATTAGCTTTTTCATGGTCGCCTGATCTGATTGAAACTCATCGTAACGTCCCGGACGTCGCCAACGCTATGACGTCCGGGAAGGTAGTGCGCTGCAAGCGAAACCGTCGTTCGTCAACGGCTGGGTCCAGGTGCGATCACACCGTACCCGGAACCCAGACGCCTGTACCGAGGATACCGACGAAGTACAGCAGGGCGATGACGAACGTCCCGAACACAATCGCAGCGGCGGGCGGGTCCCAGTGCGTGTCGCCGTGAGCGTAGAACACACGTTGGAAAAGCTCGCCGAAGAGCGCACAGATCAGACCGAAAGCACCGCCGATAATGAGTGCACTTTCGTTGCCGAGCCCACTCAATACGCCGCCCTCGGTCGCTGTGACGGCGAGGGCAATGGTGCTGGATGTCAGCGTCATATGGTGCGTCACGGGAATTTTCTCGACGCCGAGGTTGAGGAAAAGCAGACTCGCCGCACTGATGCCAAAAGCGAGGAACGGGCTCCCGGTCTGAAGAGCAATGAATGCTCCGAG
This DNA window, taken from Longibacter salinarum, encodes the following:
- a CDS encoding TIGR04282 family arsenosugar biosynthesis glycosyltransferase; its protein translation is MSSSRSDSALLVFAKAPEPGRVKTRLAAGGSDLTESETAQLYTAFLKDALYQYIHMAKESEPPLDVQLHWAGDIAAASPFVDSHVSSRKRAIGHVDVREQEGEGLGERMKTAFAHAFDNGYERAVVIGTDHPTLPSAFIDEAFGAIREKKSICLGPSADGGYYLLGMNGFYPSVFEDMTYSHAHVFKNTLRRAAETEAETTILPEFYDVDTSNSLRHMLVDLRDTSVSAPNTRAATDELQLYDRFDVNRQKQEASAENHV
- the ptsP gene encoding phosphoenolpyruvate--protein phosphotransferase codes for the protein MVGIVLVSHSQSLAQSLVPLLREMSGASVRIEIAAGAGDDNDQFGTDATAIARAIESADDGDGVVVLMDVGSAVISAEMALDFVDPDVKERTRLIDAPFIEGAISASVTASGGGSLDHVIRDARSALKQKTDAIPGDESDGSDDGQSQVSPGKVWEASATVDVVNEHGLHARPAAQFVRLALQYAGSAQNGSVQVRDLTNGKGPVDATSQSTVTTLGAVRGHRLQIEATGEKAQAIVERLAQLVASGFDEIDTTEPDEGSASKTDLADTSPTGKAVSFLPYSERQVETALKGIAVQAGAAVGPVFVHEPEVPEVPEEFTDDPEGTWEEISTVLDRVSTRMEYERSRLLDKGHTDAADIIGAQQLLLNDPALRDRAHENIFEKGQAAPLAWMEAVETVIDAYASADDEYLSQRADDVRDVAIRVLHVLVDVPPKPIGGPDDPHILVTRRFRPSDIPQLDADTVRAVVCAEGNATSHSAILIRGRGIPAVFDAGVDVLSLRNGTEVAVDGKAGLVWIEPDASTKETVRRERAHQASQQRKAQAAAHQPAKTQSGTRIEVAANVSRSEDAARAADGGADGVGLLRTEFLFTDTDEAPSEDEQVRTLRSICNSLPGKLVTVRALDVGGDKPLSYLPLPHETNPFLGLRGIRVLLRSPDLFRTQLRAVLRLAKDHRVRLMLPMVATVDEVQQTREILDEARADLRERGMYADASLPLGTMIETPASALRADALAREVDFFSIGTNDLTQYTMAVDREHSELHGLSDALHPAVLHLIQRTVAAGTNAEIPTSVCGELAADRAAVPVLLGLGITTLSVSPNQIPDVKALVRSLDDEACRRLADEALTSNSAEDVRSRANDLLSDRAR
- a CDS encoding cysteine desulfurase family protein; protein product: MDRIYLDHAATTPLAPEVLDAMLPHLREQYGNASSVHQMGRQARFAVEESRERVAHCLGAEPGEIVFTSGGTESDNFAIKGALASRSTDGRTHLVTSAAEHEAVLRPAERLEADGYDVTILTPEERGAVRPQHVEEAITAETALVSLMHANNEIGTLTSIREIADICHEQDVWLHCDAVQTAGLLGVDVQDLGIDLMSVSGHKFYGPKGTGCLYVRGGIDLGPLVEGGSQERDRRGGTENVPGVVGFAEALEHAVNASEERVDRIATLRDRLVDGIREKVDPPFVFNTPVDQPDAIAPHIVNVSFPPVDDRPLDGEMLILNLDMQGLMVSAGSACTSGAMEPSHVLSAIGRDRATASAAVRFSLGRSNTEDEIDAAVDALASTVTRMRR
- the dhaL gene encoding dihydroxyacetone kinase subunit DhaL, coding for MSRDSTFVRSWIEAFFDRVEENQKYLTKLDSAIGDGDHGQNMVRGLRAAVQSLNDSDTRETLRNVAMSIISKTGGASGPLYGTLFMEAGKTAPDGPIALSDWAAMMRAGLDGVQRRGKAETGEKTMVDALTPAVEALESAVEQDASWSDALSDAAAAAKDGMESTTPMIATKGRASYLGDRSAGHQDPGATSSFYLFAAAVDANETSAE
- the fbp gene encoding class 1 fructose-bisphosphatase produces the protein MANSDSVSNGTASTRPDLGDIKTLEQFILEQQDRFPHSTGAFSRLLRDISLAAKIVNRDMRKAGLIDIYGSTGETNVQGEVQQKMDALAHREFVLALRRGGECCLIGSEEHAEAIPLDTSSEGDGKYIVLLDPLDGSSNIDVCVSVGTIFSIYRLPDEYDEDEPDLDAALQPGTEQIAAGYVVYGSSTMMVYTTGNGVNGFTLDTSIGEFLLSHPDLTTPKTGRIFSINAGYYHSFEDGLCDYLDWLQEYDENDPNRPAKTRYIGSFVSDFHRNLLKGGIYMYPATQSSPEGKLRLMYEANPMAWIAEQAGGRATDGHTRIMEKSPTKLHQRTPLFIGSEDMVRRAEAFLQGDPDRVAAGE
- the dhaK gene encoding dihydroxyacetone kinase subunit DhaK — its product is MKKLINDPDHVVRESLEGFAAAHPDLVSVHFNPTFVVRSDGVPDGRVGILSGGGSGHEPMHNGFVGRGMLDAACPGEVFTSPTPDQMLAATEAVSAGAGVLHLVKNYTGDVMNFEMAEEMGADEGIEVRSVVIDDDVAVEDSTYTAGRRGVGGTVLIEKMCGAAADDGRSLEEITDLARRCNSEVRSMGMALTSCTVPSAGEPTFQLADDEMEIGIGIHGEPGRDRMSLESADAVVERLMGPILSDLPFHSGDDVLLFVNGMGATPMMELYLCYRKAAAMAEDHGLNVVRNLVGPYITSLEMAGLSITMMRMTDDLVALWDAPVQTPGLRWGQ